One genomic region from Leptospira tipperaryensis encodes:
- the dnaE gene encoding DNA polymerase III subunit alpha, translating into MQDFAHLHLHTNYSMLDGAIRIKELMQHVKELGMTSVAMTDHGNMFGAVEFYNEATKQGVKPIIGSEFYVSPNRKQETEMVKIADGNAYHLILLAKNEEGYKNLIRLSSKSYTEGFYKKARIDYDLLDRHSEGLVCLTACLAGEVNRKILEGKIDESFQLAGKLHEIFRKEDFYLEIQNHGIPEQMVVAKQIYEFGKKTGIPLVVTNDSHFLKKTDQEAQDILLRIGMQKRITDPMEFGFNGEFYVKSPDEMARIFPEIPDAFHNTLEISNKVNLKLTFGNYLLPEFEVPDGFNADSYLEKLIWEGIERKYPSLTPVIKDRVVFELNTIKNMKFAGYFLIVQDYINYAKRNGIPVGPGRGSAAGSIVAFALGITNVEPLQHNLLFERFLNPDRKDMPDIDTDFCVERREEVINYIRRRYGEDRVGQIITFNSLAAKAALKDVARVLNLPFGEANDMTKAFPNKLGMSIAEALNTSSELKNFSEKDDINHKIFAIAQRLEGNYRQPGRHAAGVVISPYPLEEVVPLSTVAEKERPGFRSIVTQYDKNNLESIGLIKMDILGLKNLTTLDHAIKLIEQRRGNRINLDEISYEDQNTYALLRKANTLGIFQLESTGITDLVAKSQVSNFDEIVALIALYRPGPMGEGMLDEYLDRKSGKKQVTYPHPACEPILKETFGVPVYQEQVMSISRVVGGFSVGDSDMLRKAMAKKKADLMEKLKGQFVEGAVKQGTQEKVAKDIFEQLERFGGYGFNKSHSVAYAMITYQTAYLKANYTIEYLTALLASDHGKTTDIVKYINNAREMGVRILNPDVSESQTSFSVIDDTTIRFGLSAMKGVGESAGDSIIQARAKAGGFKSIQDFALNIDTRLINKKVFEALIQAGALDSFGFTRKCLFESVDSILTFAQKEQERTNEGQFSLFGGNEGTFTLNLPKDALEWEIDEKLKREKTVAGLYLSGHPLDKYEKQLQSLRTIPIEKFDDLKSGTKVEVAGVISSKNVKLSKRNEEFANFKLEDRTGEIECVAFSRTYQKYKDFIKEDQAIFIKGDLDKIEIGDAELRGQIKVNSIEILDDATIEERLEKSLHLRLEERHTEDQELIPKLYALLACYKGESPVFFHIVEDSEEKRVIRAHDTYSIQPVQELFLRLADLLGDKSVFYSIGEQLKPINKSKIAGNVG; encoded by the coding sequence ATGCAGGATTTCGCCCACCTTCATCTGCACACAAACTACTCCATGCTTGACGGAGCGATCCGTATCAAAGAGCTCATGCAACACGTCAAGGAATTGGGCATGACCTCGGTTGCAATGACCGATCACGGAAACATGTTCGGAGCCGTCGAATTCTATAACGAGGCTACAAAACAAGGCGTAAAACCTATCATTGGAAGCGAATTCTACGTTTCTCCCAACCGCAAACAAGAAACGGAAATGGTAAAAATCGCGGATGGAAACGCATACCATCTTATCCTTCTTGCAAAAAATGAAGAAGGTTACAAAAACCTAATACGTCTTTCCAGTAAATCTTATACCGAGGGTTTTTATAAAAAGGCGAGAATCGACTACGATCTTTTGGATCGACACAGCGAGGGCCTCGTTTGTTTGACCGCCTGTCTCGCAGGCGAAGTCAATCGTAAGATTCTCGAAGGAAAGATTGATGAATCTTTTCAACTCGCAGGCAAACTTCATGAAATCTTTCGCAAGGAAGATTTTTACTTGGAGATTCAGAATCACGGAATCCCAGAACAGATGGTCGTCGCGAAACAGATTTACGAGTTCGGTAAAAAGACCGGCATTCCTTTAGTCGTTACAAACGATTCTCACTTTTTAAAAAAGACGGACCAGGAAGCTCAGGATATTCTTCTTAGAATCGGAATGCAGAAAAGAATCACCGATCCGATGGAATTCGGATTCAACGGTGAATTTTATGTTAAGAGTCCGGACGAGATGGCGAGAATTTTTCCCGAAATCCCGGACGCATTTCATAACACATTAGAAATTAGTAATAAAGTAAATCTTAAACTTACGTTCGGAAACTATCTGCTTCCGGAATTCGAGGTCCCCGACGGTTTTAACGCCGATTCTTATCTTGAAAAATTAATCTGGGAAGGAATCGAAAGAAAGTATCCAAGTCTAACCCCGGTGATCAAAGATCGAGTCGTATTCGAACTCAATACCATCAAGAATATGAAGTTCGCGGGTTATTTCTTAATCGTTCAAGATTATATCAACTACGCAAAAAGAAACGGAATTCCGGTCGGCCCCGGAAGAGGTTCCGCAGCAGGTTCCATCGTAGCATTTGCGCTCGGAATCACAAACGTAGAACCTCTGCAGCACAATCTCCTCTTCGAAAGATTCTTAAATCCGGATCGTAAGGACATGCCCGATATCGATACCGACTTCTGCGTGGAACGAAGAGAAGAAGTGATCAACTATATCCGCAGACGTTACGGCGAGGATAGGGTCGGACAGATCATCACCTTCAACTCCCTCGCCGCTAAGGCCGCTCTCAAAGACGTAGCGAGAGTTTTAAATCTCCCTTTTGGAGAAGCCAACGATATGACCAAAGCATTCCCGAACAAATTGGGAATGTCTATCGCAGAAGCGCTCAACACTTCTTCGGAGCTCAAAAACTTTTCCGAAAAGGACGATATCAATCATAAGATCTTTGCGATCGCTCAAAGATTGGAAGGAAACTATCGTCAACCGGGAAGACACGCCGCCGGTGTTGTAATTTCCCCTTATCCTCTCGAAGAAGTAGTTCCTCTTTCAACAGTCGCGGAAAAAGAAAGGCCCGGTTTTCGATCCATCGTAACTCAATACGATAAGAACAATCTGGAAAGTATCGGACTGATCAAGATGGATATCTTGGGTCTTAAAAACTTAACGACCCTGGATCACGCAATCAAACTCATAGAACAAAGAAGAGGAAATCGAATCAACCTGGATGAGATTTCTTACGAAGACCAGAACACTTATGCTCTTCTTCGAAAAGCAAACACCCTGGGAATCTTCCAGTTAGAATCCACGGGTATCACGGATCTAGTCGCTAAAAGTCAGGTCAGTAACTTCGACGAAATCGTAGCCTTGATCGCGTTGTATCGTCCCGGTCCGATGGGGGAAGGGATGTTGGACGAATACTTGGATCGTAAATCCGGTAAAAAACAAGTTACCTATCCGCACCCCGCTTGCGAACCCATCTTAAAAGAAACCTTTGGTGTTCCCGTTTATCAGGAACAGGTGATGAGTATCTCCCGCGTTGTCGGAGGATTTTCAGTCGGTGATTCCGACATGCTTCGTAAGGCAATGGCGAAGAAAAAAGCCGACCTTATGGAAAAACTGAAAGGACAATTCGTAGAAGGCGCGGTTAAACAAGGCACTCAAGAAAAAGTCGCCAAAGATATCTTCGAACAATTGGAAAGATTCGGTGGTTACGGATTCAACAAATCCCACTCCGTAGCCTATGCGATGATTACGTATCAAACCGCGTATTTAAAAGCAAACTATACGATCGAATACTTGACGGCATTGCTTGCTTCCGACCACGGAAAGACGACCGACATCGTAAAATATATCAACAACGCTCGGGAAATGGGAGTTCGAATTCTCAACCCCGACGTCTCCGAATCCCAAACTTCCTTTAGCGTAATCGACGATACTACGATTCGTTTTGGTCTTTCTGCGATGAAGGGCGTTGGAGAATCCGCGGGCGATAGTATCATCCAAGCGCGTGCCAAGGCCGGCGGTTTCAAATCGATTCAAGACTTTGCGCTCAACATCGATACAAGACTGATCAACAAAAAAGTATTCGAAGCTTTGATCCAAGCGGGCGCTTTGGACTCCTTCGGTTTTACGAGAAAATGTCTTTTTGAATCGGTGGATTCGATTCTTACCTTTGCTCAAAAAGAACAGGAAAGAACAAACGAAGGTCAGTTTTCTCTTTTTGGAGGAAACGAAGGCACCTTTACCCTCAACCTTCCCAAGGACGCTCTTGAATGGGAAATAGACGAGAAATTAAAAAGAGAAAAGACGGTCGCGGGACTTTATCTTTCCGGTCATCCATTAGATAAATATGAAAAACAACTCCAGAGTTTACGAACGATTCCGATTGAAAAATTCGACGATCTCAAATCAGGAACCAAGGTAGAAGTAGCCGGAGTTATCTCTTCTAAAAACGTAAAACTAAGCAAACGCAATGAAGAATTCGCAAACTTCAAGTTGGAAGATAGAACCGGCGAAATCGAATGCGTCGCATTCTCGAGAACGTATCAGAAGTATAAGGATTTTATAAAGGAAGATCAGGCGATCTTTATCAAGGGCGACCTCGATAAGATAGAAATCGGAGACGCGGAACTTCGTGGTCAGATTAAAGTCAATAGTATCGAAATCTTAGACGACGCGACGATTGAGGAACGATTGGAAAAGTCGCTTCATCTTCGTCTGGAAGAAAGACATACGGAAGATCAAGAATTGATTCCAAAACTCTACGCGCTCCTTGCTTGTTACAAAGGAGAATCTCCCGTATTCTTTCACATCGTGGAAGACTCGGAAGAAAAAAGAGTCATTCGAGCGCACGACACGTATTCGATTCAACCGGTGCAGGAACTTTTCCTAAGACTCGCAGACTTGTTGGGAGATAAATCCGTTTTTTATTCCATTGGGGAACAGCTAAAACCGATTAACAAAAGTAAAATCGCAGGCAACGTCGGTTAA
- a CDS encoding M23 family metallopeptidase translates to MKRFLFIVIWTAFHLSMEAENNKVINYLVPVKTDQLENKITSTFGESRGDHFHNGMDISSVNEPVLAMADGKVLYSRYAEDHPFEDELGTGNSVWLDHGAGNFTAYYHLKDGRISKLLKPDLIKAGEKIGVTGNSGHSSGAHLHFVVLRKYGLEILDPLKFLSPIPDSSVPEISSLLVHVNGKFTNINDGDNINLSKEFPFTVSIVDAGEKKSQRRGITKVQYFLNGEALRSADFGSLQYSLSEWKNSDGFAFTNLYHKDQYLVGNLNLKSGENTIKVVAWDFRGNVNERSFTFYVSRL, encoded by the coding sequence ATGAAAAGATTTCTCTTTATCGTAATCTGGACCGCGTTCCATCTGAGCATGGAAGCGGAAAATAATAAAGTAATAAATTATCTTGTCCCAGTCAAAACCGATCAACTGGAAAACAAAATTACCTCAACGTTTGGAGAATCTCGGGGCGACCATTTTCACAATGGAATGGATATTTCTTCAGTGAATGAGCCGGTTCTTGCGATGGCGGATGGAAAAGTCTTATATAGTCGTTATGCGGAAGATCATCCTTTCGAGGATGAACTCGGGACTGGGAATTCGGTTTGGCTGGATCACGGGGCGGGTAACTTTACGGCCTATTACCATCTAAAGGATGGAAGAATTTCTAAATTATTAAAACCTGATTTGATTAAAGCCGGAGAAAAAATCGGGGTCACGGGAAATTCCGGTCACTCAAGCGGAGCGCACCTCCACTTTGTTGTACTTCGAAAATACGGATTGGAAATTTTGGACCCGCTTAAGTTTCTTTCTCCGATTCCGGATTCCTCCGTTCCCGAAATCTCCAGCCTTCTCGTTCACGTAAATGGAAAGTTTACCAATATAAACGACGGGGACAATATCAACCTCTCCAAAGAATTTCCTTTTACGGTTTCGATCGTGGACGCAGGGGAGAAAAAATCGCAGAGAAGGGGAATCACTAAGGTTCAGTATTTCTTAAACGGAGAAGCTCTTCGTTCTGCGGATTTCGGATCATTGCAATATTCTTTATCTGAATGGAAGAATTCGGACGGTTTTGCGTTTACGAATCTTTATCATAAAGATCAGTATCTAGTCGGAAATCTCAATTTAAAATCAGGTGAGAATACAATCAAAGTTGTCGCCTGGGATTTTCGAGGGAACGTAAACGAGAGAAGTTTTACTTTTTACGTGAGCAGACTTTAG
- a CDS encoding RNA polymerase sigma factor, whose translation MNLSKDKTLDLVTRCGEGDEEALKQFFEIYSEDIYNFPMKIFHLSEDDAGDFFIYAFERLKTGSRFGSFRGKSSFRTWFYSVLRNMLIDWQRTKRELKVTNLGKISKEGKEYATIEDEPDTRPELHEEAVEISDRFNQALEEIGVDKRVIFKLSYIYYLNLNEDEIQYLIDKTGLTAQSLKDKILDLRSDLSNREEENIRMEDKITSLYLNILDLKEKQQNTAKIAPILPMEVDKTSHALKKKYEQRKKLLDKKKKGHFLARTPYREVADLIGISEGNVSVTLLRLIEKIQKKLDFSDLDF comes from the coding sequence ATGAATTTGTCAAAAGATAAAACCCTAGACCTCGTCACCCGTTGTGGAGAAGGAGATGAAGAGGCGCTCAAGCAGTTTTTCGAAATCTATTCGGAAGATATTTACAATTTTCCGATGAAGATCTTTCATCTGAGCGAGGACGACGCGGGAGACTTTTTCATCTATGCCTTCGAAAGACTAAAAACCGGCTCCAGATTCGGAAGCTTCCGTGGAAAATCCAGTTTTCGAACCTGGTTTTATTCCGTTTTACGGAATATGCTCATCGATTGGCAAAGAACCAAACGAGAACTGAAAGTTACCAACCTCGGGAAAATCAGCAAAGAAGGGAAAGAATACGCCACCATCGAAGACGAACCGGATACTCGTCCCGAATTGCACGAAGAGGCAGTTGAAATCTCGGATCGATTCAACCAAGCTCTGGAAGAAATCGGCGTCGATAAAAGGGTCATTTTTAAACTTTCTTATATCTATTACCTGAATCTCAACGAAGACGAAATTCAATATCTCATAGATAAAACCGGACTGACGGCTCAGTCCCTCAAAGACAAAATTCTCGATCTCAGATCGGATCTTTCCAATCGGGAAGAGGAGAACATTCGGATGGAGGACAAAATTACGTCCCTTTATTTGAATATTCTCGATCTCAAAGAAAAACAGCAGAATACTGCGAAGATTGCCCCCATTCTACCAATGGAAGTGGATAAGACTTCGCACGCATTGAAAAAGAAATACGAACAGCGTAAAAAGCTTCTGGATAAGAAGAAAAAGGGACATTTCCTCGCAAGAACCCCTTACAGAGAGGTTGCCGATTTGATTGGAATTTCGGAAGGAAACGTAAGTGTCACTCTTTTACGTTTAATTGAAAAAATTCAGAAAAAGCTAGATTTTAGTGATTTGGATTTTTAA
- a CDS encoding CHAT domain-containing protein, whose translation MLNLIIDRVGTVNVFNILDTSGSGSESHLQSTIDEDLILEYIKEIENLVRVSNAVNSKGMSQKTLETEILHELKILGETFYDQFFPASIQEKLRLTTEKYLHLNIDPKLGVIPWELLHDGTCFLSDKFFIGKTVRGESSQGSYKEKEKLRMLIIADPTEDLEWAQKEGEQLFKVLSEKVSPSRLEIEFIGGKQVTKLKLLSLIKGKNIIHYSGHLFFSDDPLENGWQISEGKILKAREIKNSGFNTDLVFSNSCQSNSNASRTLNSDLMNNFAGAFLMSGIKSFIGTNWEIIDNQNTIDFTIQFYSYLFSDRSIGESLFLAKEYARRIFDTNDLTWTNYSLHGIPNQQVMTDPTKGKPIQKIINPSLISKFYPSNIAASYYSFTQKQKEESETPFELIQSLIYSFEEFSKIVGGIIFSDHQHHSLGKYIPNNPDDAVEIKKWWDLIYQCLSDFKKLEISPLISNIQEVLQINKDTIQKMIQWIELYRRGQILKDSADGYLISFQYYYENLLMELEELEKTSIFLVSTNSNNHLFFRGIKPETSLVVAPVVKQDYIGEQIEKFRGKVIVFNENRMTIIPLLCSVIENPETKELELSFPGFKTEKNSIQNH comes from the coding sequence ATGTTAAACTTGATCATAGACAGAGTCGGGACGGTAAACGTATTTAATATCTTAGATACGTCCGGAAGCGGATCCGAGTCTCACCTTCAGTCTACTATCGACGAAGATCTCATCTTAGAGTATATTAAAGAAATTGAAAATTTAGTAAGAGTTTCAAACGCCGTAAACTCGAAAGGAATGAGTCAAAAGACTCTCGAAACCGAAATTCTTCACGAATTGAAGATCCTCGGAGAAACCTTTTACGATCAATTCTTCCCCGCTTCGATTCAGGAAAAGCTTCGCCTTACTACTGAAAAGTATCTTCACTTGAATATCGATCCAAAACTCGGCGTGATTCCGTGGGAACTATTACACGATGGAACCTGTTTTTTATCCGATAAATTTTTTATCGGAAAAACGGTAAGAGGAGAATCGAGCCAAGGTTCTTATAAAGAAAAAGAAAAACTAAGAATGTTGATCATTGCAGATCCGACTGAAGATTTGGAGTGGGCGCAAAAAGAAGGAGAACAGCTCTTCAAAGTATTGAGTGAAAAAGTTTCTCCGTCAAGACTTGAAATCGAATTTATCGGCGGGAAACAAGTTACCAAATTGAAACTGCTTTCTTTGATTAAAGGAAAGAATATCATTCACTACTCGGGACATCTCTTTTTCTCCGATGATCCTTTGGAAAACGGATGGCAAATCTCCGAAGGCAAAATTCTGAAAGCAAGAGAAATCAAAAATTCGGGATTCAATACGGATCTGGTTTTTAGTAATTCGTGTCAGTCAAATTCAAACGCGTCCAGAACTCTCAACTCCGATTTGATGAACAACTTTGCCGGCGCGTTTCTCATGTCAGGGATTAAAAGTTTTATCGGAACCAATTGGGAAATCATCGATAATCAGAATACGATCGACTTTACGATTCAATTTTATTCTTACTTATTCAGCGACAGAAGTATTGGAGAATCCTTATTCTTAGCAAAAGAATACGCGAGAAGAATCTTCGATACAAACGATTTGACCTGGACCAACTATTCTCTGCACGGAATCCCAAACCAACAGGTAATGACGGATCCTACGAAAGGAAAGCCGATTCAAAAAATTATCAATCCTTCTCTGATTTCAAAATTCTATCCATCCAACATTGCGGCTTCGTATTACAGCTTTACCCAGAAACAAAAGGAAGAATCGGAAACACCTTTTGAACTCATACAATCTCTGATTTATTCCTTTGAAGAATTTTCTAAGATCGTCGGTGGAATTATTTTTAGCGATCACCAACATCATTCTTTAGGAAAATATATTCCGAACAATCCCGATGACGCCGTTGAAATCAAAAAGTGGTGGGATTTAATATATCAATGTTTGAGCGATTTCAAAAAATTAGAAATCAGCCCTTTGATTAGCAACATTCAGGAAGTTCTTCAGATCAATAAAGATACGATTCAAAAAATGATTCAGTGGATAGAACTTTATAGACGCGGTCAAATTCTAAAAGATTCCGCGGACGGTTATCTGATTTCATTTCAGTATTATTATGAGAATTTGCTAATGGAGCTGGAAGAATTGGAAAAGACCAGCATCTTCCTTGTCTCCACGAATTCTAACAATCATCTTTTCTTTCGCGGAATCAAACCCGAGACTTCTCTCGTAGTAGCGCCGGTCGTAAAACAGGATTATATCGGAGAACAGATAGAAAAGTTTCGAGGAAAGGTGATCGTATTCAATGAAAATAGAATGACGATTATTCCTTTGCTCTGTAGCGTCATAGAAAATCCGGAAACGAAAGAATTAGAGCTCAGTTTTCCCGGATTCAAAACTGAAAAAAATTCCATACAGAATCATTAA
- a CDS encoding YkgJ family cysteine cluster protein — MSLCQPDKGNFSCGSCCGIFNLDLSPDEIRNLISERTKEFKTSVDFKNSWTMAEYRKVREKKEENIKRKDEHTYNCPFLGAFDKRIGCMIHPIFSGDPLSQNYSFYGTSICQGYECRNMERKTAKLWEALLEEMELDSFTYSAIASDYKTIDLIEETFMNLGISKEELFQKKKGTLKKLIQRKIDQNVAMMNTSFEIPMEEEKLSPREALILRLDLKSTPDLIAEMEN; from the coding sequence TTGAGTCTTTGCCAACCCGATAAAGGTAATTTTTCCTGCGGCTCCTGTTGCGGGATATTCAATCTGGACTTAAGTCCGGATGAAATACGAAATCTCATCTCCGAGAGAACAAAAGAATTTAAAACCTCCGTCGATTTTAAAAATTCTTGGACCATGGCCGAGTATCGAAAAGTCAGGGAGAAAAAAGAAGAAAACATAAAGCGAAAAGACGAACATACTTATAATTGCCCCTTTCTTGGCGCTTTTGATAAAAGAATCGGTTGTATGATTCATCCGATTTTTAGCGGAGATCCGTTGAGTCAGAATTATTCCTTTTACGGAACGTCCATCTGTCAAGGTTATGAATGCAGAAACATGGAACGTAAAACGGCCAAACTCTGGGAGGCGCTTCTTGAAGAAATGGAACTGGATTCTTTTACATACTCCGCAATCGCTTCCGATTACAAGACGATCGATCTAATCGAAGAAACATTTATGAACTTAGGAATTTCCAAAGAAGAATTATTTCAGAAAAAGAAAGGAACTCTGAAAAAACTGATTCAAAGAAAAATCGATCAAAACGTAGCGATGATGAATACGTCCTTTGAAATTCCGATGGAAGAAGAAAAACTTTCTCCGAGAGAAGCCTTAATTCTAAGATTAGATTTAAAATCTACACCGGATCTAATCGCCGAGATGGAAAACTAA
- a CDS encoding phasin-related domain-containing protein, translated as MEKEIKEALNFAIGAAKSLREQADSILLKVEKEFKELASKGAQDQSEVATNLRKYIEDALHSVEGVAGQVNSKVEEVKSKVGQGVSSAKATLNGTSKSKADSTAPKN; from the coding sequence ATGGAAAAAGAAATAAAGGAAGCGCTTAACTTTGCGATTGGAGCGGCAAAATCCCTCCGCGAGCAAGCTGACAGCATTCTCCTAAAAGTTGAAAAAGAATTCAAAGAACTTGCATCGAAAGGAGCTCAAGATCAATCCGAGGTTGCTACAAATCTCAGAAAATATATCGAAGATGCTCTTCACTCCGTCGAGGGTGTTGCGGGTCAAGTCAACTCTAAGGTAGAGGAAGTCAAATCAAAAGTAGGTCAAGGCGTTTCATCTGCAAAAGCAACTTTGAACGGAACTTCAAAGTCTAAAGCAGACTCTACTGCCCCTAAAAACTAA
- the pckA gene encoding phosphoenolpyruvate carboxykinase (ATP) translates to MQAQTQVKGLKELGLEPTEIFHNLSYDEIYEHEKKNGETVVSSNGTMMVDTGIFTGRSPKDKYFVDEPSSNGNIWWSHINFKVSESIFDELYKKCVNYLSQKKLYVFDGFAGANPETRMSLRVVSEKAWQHHFCTNMFLRPSKEELAGLDPEFTIINACGVKNEDFKKHGMNSEVFVIFHLAKKLCIIGGTEYGGEMKKGIFSVMNYKLPLQGILSMHCSANVGKDGDTALFFGLSGTGKTTLSTDPNRKLIGDDEHGWDNNGIFNIEGGCYAKVINLDPKTEPDIYEAIRKDALLENVVYDPQTKVVDYSSAAKTENTRVSYPIFHINNIQVPSKGDHPKTIIFLTYDAFGVLPPVSKLSIEQAMYHFLSGYTAKVAGTERGIKEPTATFSACFGAAFMTLHPTSYAKLLGEKMKKHNVRAYLMNTGLVGGSYGVGKRMNLPSTRKIIDEILNGNIEKSEFVTHPVFQVQYPKTIDGVDSSILDPREAWTDKGAYDETAKKLGEMFIKNFKQYAEGSKDYDFTAFGPKI, encoded by the coding sequence ATGCAGGCCCAGACTCAGGTAAAAGGTTTGAAGGAACTCGGACTCGAACCTACTGAAATTTTCCATAACCTTTCCTATGACGAAATTTATGAGCATGAGAAAAAGAATGGAGAAACCGTAGTATCCAGCAATGGAACCATGATGGTAGATACCGGAATTTTTACCGGTAGATCCCCAAAAGATAAATATTTCGTAGATGAACCTTCTTCTAACGGAAATATTTGGTGGAGTCACATCAACTTTAAAGTATCCGAATCTATCTTTGACGAACTCTATAAAAAATGCGTCAATTACCTGAGCCAGAAGAAGCTCTATGTTTTTGACGGTTTCGCCGGTGCGAACCCAGAAACAAGAATGAGCTTGCGCGTCGTTTCTGAAAAAGCCTGGCAACATCACTTTTGCACGAACATGTTTCTTCGCCCTTCAAAAGAAGAATTGGCCGGCTTAGATCCTGAATTTACGATCATCAATGCCTGCGGCGTGAAGAATGAAGATTTTAAAAAACACGGAATGAATTCCGAAGTTTTTGTGATCTTTCACCTTGCTAAAAAACTCTGTATCATCGGTGGAACCGAATACGGTGGAGAGATGAAGAAAGGTATTTTCTCCGTAATGAACTATAAACTTCCATTGCAAGGCATTCTTAGTATGCATTGTTCTGCGAATGTTGGTAAGGACGGAGATACGGCTCTCTTTTTCGGACTTTCCGGAACTGGAAAGACGACTCTTTCTACGGATCCAAATCGTAAGCTGATCGGTGACGATGAGCACGGTTGGGATAACAACGGGATCTTCAACATTGAAGGCGGTTGTTACGCGAAAGTGATCAACTTAGATCCGAAGACCGAACCGGACATCTACGAAGCAATTCGCAAAGATGCTCTTTTGGAGAACGTGGTTTACGATCCTCAGACAAAAGTTGTAGATTATTCTTCTGCGGCTAAAACCGAGAACACTCGTGTTTCTTATCCGATTTTCCATATCAACAATATACAAGTCCCTTCGAAAGGTGATCATCCGAAGACTATCATTTTCTTAACGTATGATGCGTTTGGAGTTCTTCCTCCTGTCTCCAAGCTGAGCATCGAACAAGCGATGTATCACTTCCTTTCAGGTTATACTGCAAAAGTTGCAGGAACTGAAAGAGGAATCAAAGAACCTACGGCGACTTTCTCCGCATGTTTTGGAGCGGCGTTTATGACTCTTCACCCAACTTCTTATGCTAAGTTGTTAGGTGAAAAGATGAAGAAACACAATGTTAGAGCCTATTTGATGAATACCGGTTTAGTGGGTGGTTCTTATGGCGTTGGAAAACGTATGAATCTTCCATCAACTCGTAAGATCATCGATGAAATTCTCAACGGAAACATCGAGAAGTCCGAGTTTGTAACTCACCCGGTTTTCCAAGTTCAGTATCCAAAAACGATCGACGGTGTAGATAGTTCGATCTTGGATCCGAGAGAAGCTTGGACTGATAAGGGTGCTTATGACGAGACTGCCAAGAAATTGGGAGAAATGTTCATTAAGAACTTTAAACAGTATGCTGAAGGTTCTAAAGACTACGACTTTACCGCTTTCGGCCCAAAAATCTAA
- a CDS encoding PIN/TRAM domain-containing protein — protein sequence MIHLYKVLTSLFLSGITFAVTHKQSADVYLSGPIAGVVLVISLILLYGESNLFPKLKADVLFCAGLGALLGLAIAWFVGAVVHFEELNTALYFLFALFGILSGISFAKEPGLGIFGGGGGAGGGFGVGIEKEEVRDKILDTSVVIDGRILDIADTHFLDGPLILPNFVLREIQLISDSSDPIKRARGRRGLEMLNKLQRKGSIEVKITYKDYSDTREVDAKLIKLARDTGGKIVTNDFNLNKVAELQGVKVLNLNTLANALKPVVLPGEELGIQVIKEGKDENQGIGYLEDGTMVVIENGGHLVGKEVKVTVTSIIQTAAGKMIFTKANPNGAGEKGNRQPHSS from the coding sequence ATGATTCATCTCTATAAAGTACTCACTTCTCTATTCCTCTCCGGAATTACATTTGCAGTTACTCACAAGCAATCCGCTGACGTCTACTTATCCGGTCCTATAGCCGGAGTCGTTCTGGTAATTTCTTTAATTCTTCTCTATGGAGAATCCAACCTCTTTCCTAAACTCAAAGCCGATGTACTTTTTTGTGCCGGACTTGGGGCTTTACTCGGACTTGCAATCGCATGGTTTGTAGGCGCAGTCGTTCATTTTGAAGAATTGAATACCGCTCTTTACTTCCTTTTCGCGCTCTTTGGAATTCTTTCCGGAATTTCTTTTGCGAAAGAACCAGGTCTTGGAATTTTCGGGGGTGGCGGTGGAGCCGGCGGCGGATTTGGAGTTGGAATCGAAAAAGAAGAAGTTCGAGACAAAATTCTCGATACGTCGGTCGTAATCGACGGGAGAATTTTAGACATCGCGGATACGCATTTCTTAGACGGTCCCCTGATTCTCCCTAACTTCGTTTTGAGAGAGATTCAATTGATCAGCGATTCTTCTGATCCGATCAAAAGAGCCAGAGGGAGAAGAGGTCTCGAGATGTTGAACAAACTTCAACGCAAAGGATCCATCGAAGTAAAAATTACTTATAAAGACTATTCTGATACTCGAGAAGTGGATGCAAAGCTGATCAAATTAGCCAGAGATACCGGCGGGAAGATCGTGACGAACGATTTCAATTTGAACAAAGTTGCCGAACTTCAAGGTGTAAAAGTTCTCAACCTGAATACCCTCGCGAATGCCCTTAAACCGGTCGTTTTACCGGGAGAAGAACTTGGAATCCAAGTAATCAAAGAAGGAAAGGATGAGAATCAAGGCATTGGTTATCTGGAAGACGGAACCATGGTTGTCATTGAAAACGGCGGACATCTGGTTGGGAAAGAGGTCAAAGTGACAGTAACTTCTATCATCCAAACCGCCGCTGGAAAAATGATTTTTACAAAAGCCAACCCGAACGGGGCTGGAGAGAAGGGAAACCGTCAACCGCATTCCTCTTGA